In Nocardioides bizhenqiangii, the DNA window CGCCCGCTCGCCCTGGTAGGGCAGCAGCACCCGGTCCTTGGTGCCCCAGGCGATGGTCACCGGGATGTCCGCGGCGATGTCGGCGTCGAACGGAACGCCCTCCTTGAAGATCCGCTTCAGGGCAGGGCGGGCAGCCACCATGCAGCTGAGGTCACCGAGGAAGTTCTCGGCGTCGACCCGGTCGCCGTGCGTCATCAGCGAGGCGAGCAGCACCTTGCGCGCGAACGCCGAGCGGGCGAGCGTCGGCGCCGCCGGCTTCACCACGCGCGCGGAGGCCTGGAGCGCCGCGAAGTGGGCGCGGATGTAGAGGAAGTCGAGGTCGCCCTTCCAGAAGCCTGCGGGCGAGAGGCCGGTCGCGCTGCTCACCAGTCCGTCGGCGGCGGCCTCCAGCGCGATCCGCCCGCCGAGCGAGTTGCCGGCGATGTGGGGACGGTCGAGGTCGAGCTCCGCGAAGAGCGCGACGAGCTCCTCCTGGAGTACGTCCTTCACCGAGCGGTCGTCGGCGACCAGGTCCGGCGACTCACCGTGGCCGGGAAGGTCGAACAGGATGACCTCGCGATGCTCGGCGAGCTGCTCGGTGACGGGGTACCAGGCCTGGCGGCGGTGGCTGATCCCGTGGACCAGGACCAGCGGTTCGCCGGATCCGAAACGTTCGTACGCCAGCATCCGCTCTACCGCCTCCGGGCAACGCTCGCCCCGTTGTGAGCACCGAGTTACCTGTACACGTTGTACAGGCTTACCGGGAGATGTCTACCGGGTCGCCCCGCAGGCCCGCGAGCGAATGTGACCCAGGCCACCCGGGGCCTGGGTCACACCCGCCGGCCCGGGGTCGGCACGTGGGGAGAGGCGTGGTGCTCCTTCCATCCGCTCACCGGCGTTCCGGGCCCTAGACTGACGTCCTCGGATGCACGTCGGCGCGCAAGGACGTCGAGTGCTGGCGTACCCACGGCTGTCTGTGGCTGGACGGCGGAGGCGGACCGCGATGGCGACGACGAGGTCTACGGCGTCGGTCCGGGGTGCGCTCCCGGCCGAGCTGACGAGCTTCGTCGGCCGGCGCCACGAGCTGAGCGAGACGCGGCGGCTGCTCGCGAGCAGCCGGATCCTGACCCTGACGGGCGCGGGCGGGGTCGGCAAGACCCGGCTCGCGCTGCGGATGGCGGCCGAGGTCCGACGTACCTTCCCCGACGGGGTCTGGTTCGTCGAGCTCGCCGCCCTCCACGATCCCCAGCTGGTACCGCACACCGTGGCCAACACCCTCGAGCTGCGCCAGGTCTCGGCCGACCCGGCCAGCGACCTGGCCGCCTACCTGGAGCCGCGACGGCTCCTGGTGGTGCTCGACAACTGCGAACACCTCACCGACGCCTGCGCGGTGCTGGTCAGCAAGCTGCTGGCAGCGGCTCCCGATCTGCGTATCCTCGCCACGAGCCGCCACGTCCTCGGCGTCGAGGGCGAGCAGATCCTCGCGGTGCCGCCGCTGAGCACGCCGGCCGCCCAGGTCACGGCCGGCGACGCCGCCCACTACGAGTCGGTGCGGCTGTTCCTGGACCGCGCAGCCGCCGTCGCGCCGGACTTCGAGGTCGCGGACGGCAACCGCGACGCCGTGGTCGAGCTGTGCCGGCGGCTCGACGGGATCCCGCTGGCCATCGAGCTGGCCGCGGTCTGGCTGCGGACCCTGTCACCGGTGCAGATCCTCGACCGGCTCGAGGACCGCTTCCGGCTGCTCACCAGCGGCCGGTCGGCGGTACCAGCGCGGCACCAGGCGCTGGACGCCGCCGTCGGCTGGAGCTACGAGCTCTGCTCTCCGGCCGAGCAGCTGCTCTGGGAGCGGCTCTCGGTCTTCTCGGGAGGCTTCGACCTCGAGGCGGCCGAGGAAGTCTGCAGCGGAGAGGGGCTTCCGACCGCCGACGTCCTGAACCTCGTCGCGAGCCTGGTGAACAAGTCGATCGTGATCCGGATCCAGGCGACGAGCCACACGACCGCGTGGTACCAGATGCTGGAGACCATCCGGCAGTACGGCGAGGAGCGGCTCGCCGCCGGCGCGATGCGTGACCTGAGGGTCAGCCACCGCAACCACTACCGGTCCCTGGCGGAGCGGTTCGCCGCCGAGGGCTTCGGTCAGCACCAGGCGGACTGGTACATCCGCCTGCGGCGCGAGCAGGGGAACTTCCGGGCTGCCCTCGAGTTCGCCCTCGAGGACCCGGGCG includes these proteins:
- a CDS encoding alpha/beta fold hydrolase, whose product is MLAYERFGSGEPLVLVHGISHRRQAWYPVTEQLAEHREVILFDLPGHGESPDLVADDRSVKDVLQEELVALFAELDLDRPHIAGNSLGGRIALEAAADGLVSSATGLSPAGFWKGDLDFLYIRAHFAALQASARVVKPAAPTLARSAFARKVLLASLMTHGDRVDAENFLGDLSCMVAARPALKRIFKEGVPFDADIAADIPVTIAWGTKDRVLLPYQGERARNQLPGAEHIWLEGSGHVPMADDVQGVVDALLLGSSHGLRSTVADVA
- a CDS encoding LuxR C-terminal-related transcriptional regulator, which gives rise to MATTRSTASVRGALPAELTSFVGRRHELSETRRLLASSRILTLTGAGGVGKTRLALRMAAEVRRTFPDGVWFVELAALHDPQLVPHTVANTLELRQVSADPASDLAAYLEPRRLLVVLDNCEHLTDACAVLVSKLLAAAPDLRILATSRHVLGVEGEQILAVPPLSTPAAQVTAGDAAHYESVRLFLDRAAAVAPDFEVADGNRDAVVELCRRLDGIPLAIELAAVWLRTLSPVQILDRLEDRFRLLTSGRSAVPARHQALDAAVGWSYELCSPAEQLLWERLSVFSGGFDLEAAEEVCSGEGLPTADVLNLVASLVNKSIVIRIQATSHTTAWYQMLETIRQYGEERLAAGAMRDLRVSHRNHYRSLAERFAAEGFGQHQADWYIRLRREQGNFRAALEFALEDPGEAAAVFDIAAPLWNFWFAGFLREGYRYLTRAIDVAREPTPARAHGLWAAAYLALIAGDLGRTGTMLAEASDLAERFDDDLLRARIAELRGHSVLYHGDLPAAIALLEDARARFRALDEPVGEFDTLVLLAAATFFLQDPRDGEFSQQALALTEQHGALSSKAYALWCVGIASWRAGEYRRAVDNLRECVRLFQPLNDLTGIGFGVQALSWCAASTSPDERAARLLGASHAVWRISGAKIDETSPYSQVEKGSQEAVAAAIGAAAFERAFADGASYSLDEAMSLAMGDDAGAEPPTSALSGRGGAEAPGGLTRREREVAELLAEGLSNKEIAARLVISQRTVETHVEHVLGKLGISSRAQVASWVAEHLSR